Sequence from the Methanosarcina siciliae T4/M genome:
ATCATAAATGGAGAACTCAAATTGTTAAGATTGACAGGAACTATGATTTCTAATCATGTTACAAGTTATGAGATAATGAATGGGATATGGCATTTTTTTACAGGACTACCAATATATGTAGTTAATGAATACGTAGACATAATAAAGTCATACGAAAAAGAAAAGAATGGAAAAATGGATATTGAAAAACAATAACAGAGGAGCTAAAATGTCATATGAACCTATCTCCAATTAGAATATGGTTTAGAACTTTGGTATATGGTTTAGAATATGGTTGGAACATGTAATTTAATACCTTTGAAGTATAGTTTAGTCTACAATATAGTTTTATATCTTTGAAGTATAGTTTAGTCTACAATATAGTTTTATATCTTTGAAGTATAGTTTGGTATTCGGAATTATAATTTAGTTGTTTCATTGTATGATATAACTTATTTAAAATTCAGGTTAGTATTAATCGACTATTTAAAGACTGACTACGAAGTAGTTTGGCTGTGTAAGATTGGCTACGAAGCAGATTGGTTATGTATAAACTGACCTTTACAGATCAGCCATAACCGACCTTTTACAGATCAGTTATATAACATGTGTAACTTATTTGATGTGTATAGGTTAATAATAGCATGCATTAAATTAACTGTGTACTGAACCGTTCACTTAATATCTTCTAATGGCAGCAGTAAGCGTATTTCTAATCTGCCGCAATAGAGAGACTGATAATGGACAGGTCTAAAATTACAGATTCTCAGGACAAGGATCCTGAATACAATTTTCATAGTTCATCTCAGGAGTCAATATACTCTATGGACAAACTTATAACCGAATCCACGGAAGACAATGTTTCTGTCGGAAAGTCTAAGCTTTCCGATTCTTCAATCAACAAACCAGAGGATACCGGGATTTCTATACCATCTTCTGTAGCAGAATCCGGAGATCCCGAAGTGAAGCTCGACATAAGTTCCGAGCTTATAGCGGAACCTCTTCCTGATTCAGCTGCGGAACTTTTTGTTCCCTCTTCTATCCAGCCTCCGGCTCTGGACGGGAGCAATCCTGCCGTCCCGTTTCAGCCTTCAAAGGTTGTGCTCATAGGTACGGCTCATGTTTCGGAAAAGAGTGTTGCTGAAGTCAGAAATGCTATTCGGAACCTTAAACCAGATATTGTAGCCGTCGAGCTTTGCCGGGCACGTTACGATTCTCTGAAAGGAAACATCCCGGAGACGAATCAACTTCCTATAAAGGAAATTCTCAGCGAAGGAAAGGTGTACTATTACCTGGTACACTGGCTACTCGCTTATGTGCAGAAAAAGATCGGGAATGACATGGGTGTAAAACCCGGTGCTGAGATGCTTTCCGCAATTGCGGAGGCAGAAGCATCAGGAGCCAGAGTAGCTTTAATCGACAGGGATATTCAGGTGACACTCCAGCGTTTCTGGGGCCGCATGAAATTCACGGAGAAAATAAAGATGCTCGGTTCTCTTATAGGCGGCCTGATAGGAATAGGTGGATCAGAAATCGATATCGATCAGATTACTCAACAGGATGTAGTCACAGCCCTTGTCAGCGAGCTCAGAGAATTTGCTCCAACTGCAGCTGAAACCCTCATAGATGAACGGGACGCATACCTTGCAGGGAGCATCCTCAGAGTGGCCGCAGGCGGAAATAAAACGATTGTTGCAGTGATCGGAGCAGGACATAAGCCAGGAGTAACTAACTACCTGAAAAATCCAAAGAGCATTCCCCCTTTCAGCACTCTCATGGAACTTCCAAAGAAGCGCATTGGAATTGGCAAAATTGTAGGTTTTGGAATTGTTGGGCTTGCGATTCTGGTTTTTTTATTGCTTATAGCATCAGGTACTCCCCTAAAACTCCTTTTAATAGCTTTCGTATGGTGGTTCATCATTAACGGAGTTCTGAGTGCAGCCGGCGCCCTGCTGGCGGGAGGACATCCCTACTCTATCCTTACTGCTTTTTCGGTTGCCTGGTTAACCTCACTGAATCCTATGATGGCTGCAGGCTGGTTTGCAGGTCTGGTAGAAGCAAAACAGCGCAATCCTACCACTGACGATATTAAAGCCCTTGCAGGGATAGAAACTTTCAAAGAAATGTTCAAAAACAGGTTCATGCGTGTCCTTCTGGTGGCCAGCTTTGCCAATATCGGAAGTGTGATAGGCACATTCCTTGGGGCATATGTAATGATGCAGGTTACAGGTCTTGACCCGCAGGAACTTCTTCACTCCGGGTTTAGTGCTCTCGGACTCTGATAGAGTAACGATGGTTCTCTTAATATTTGTTTGAAACAGTTGTTTGAAATTTCTCTAGTAACGGGACGATATATGTGCTTTCCAGAGCTATTTCATACTTCTTTCAATCTATTTTCCATTTTTCCTGCCGATTTTTCTTTTCCGGTCTACTTTCATGAGTTTCCTTTTTATTAATCCGCTTTTTCAAGCTCACACTGTTCTTTCCTGAAGAAATTTTTTGTAGTGCATACAATCCATTTCCAATGCAGGATAAAGTGAATGATCACCAGAATTGTCATCAGGATTCCGGCTTTGCTGTGTATCCATATCCAGGTAGCTTTTGTTAGCCCCATATACACAACGTATCTACCCCTCTGGATTCCCGAAGGTATAAAATAATGCATGTAAAGACCTGTAAATGCGACTATAAAAAACAGCGTTGTCAGGACAAGATCTACTGAATAATTGGTTTTTTGTCTGTTCATGTTTCCACTCTCATTTTTTTCCTTGAAATCTTGAAAGTAACTTTAATAATCTGAAAATTGACCCTTTAAAGATAAGCTTCCAAAGAATGGACTTTAAAGTTTGCTTCAAGCCTACTTTACGCGTATTTCGAGCCTTATTTTATACTTACTTTAAGTGTATTCAGTAAATATTTTCCTTGAAAGTAATT
This genomic interval carries:
- a CDS encoding TraB/GumN family protein, with product MDRSKITDSQDKDPEYNFHSSSQESIYSMDKLITESTEDNVSVGKSKLSDSSINKPEDTGISIPSSVAESGDPEVKLDISSELIAEPLPDSAAELFVPSSIQPPALDGSNPAVPFQPSKVVLIGTAHVSEKSVAEVRNAIRNLKPDIVAVELCRARYDSLKGNIPETNQLPIKEILSEGKVYYYLVHWLLAYVQKKIGNDMGVKPGAEMLSAIAEAEASGARVALIDRDIQVTLQRFWGRMKFTEKIKMLGSLIGGLIGIGGSEIDIDQITQQDVVTALVSELREFAPTAAETLIDERDAYLAGSILRVAAGGNKTIVAVIGAGHKPGVTNYLKNPKSIPPFSTLMELPKKRIGIGKIVGFGIVGLAILVFLLLIASGTPLKLLLIAFVWWFIINGVLSAAGALLAGGHPYSILTAFSVAWLTSLNPMMAAGWFAGLVEAKQRNPTTDDIKALAGIETFKEMFKNRFMRVLLVASFANIGSVIGTFLGAYVMMQVTGLDPQELLHSGFSALGL
- a CDS encoding DUF4405 domain-containing protein, with amino-acid sequence MNRQKTNYSVDLVLTTLFFIVAFTGLYMHYFIPSGIQRGRYVVYMGLTKATWIWIHSKAGILMTILVIIHFILHWKWIVCTTKNFFRKEQCELEKAD